A window from Drosophila nasuta strain 15112-1781.00 chromosome 3, ASM2355853v1, whole genome shotgun sequence encodes these proteins:
- the LOC132793424 gene encoding RING finger protein PFF0165c-like: protein MTENLLEGRKQLENSSANLKIEQNNNKTENLPELLPDVKQSKEDKICMETEAISQTATSDNQEHKITQFVLQLLGDLKGQEELHLSEVKELRKELEEKDNICNQLKLEISQVRENPTFYDLKSHEERHSREVKDLRTQLELNDNVNQKLTNEVFTVRKNFIQMRKQLLNDLKIREECHLRYVNELREELKAKENNLKDQEERHSREVNKLREDLDVRDNTCQELELKVSQVRENPEFIKMRQQLLDDLKGQKEHHSQEVKEFRKEMKINDNKCHQLTNEVFDVRKNFIQMREQLLNDQKSQEGRHLQEVKELRLELESKENNRKDAEEHHLREVTELRKELKINVTMCQQLTNEVFEMQKRLESQDERHLLEINAKHEELESKDSLCQLLELKVSQVRENPEFLQMRQQLLDELEGQEELHLVEINKLRKELEAKDTICHQLEHEVFAVQENAEFIQMREQLMDNLKDQEERHLREISDLRKVQEDKDKLCLEKEQEAAQLRDRLNFNMSCPICMEPWNSSEHRMVALLCGHIFGESCARQCLQRNSNCPECRAPASESNIRKLFPR from the coding sequence ATGACAGAAAATTTGCTTGAAGGGCGCAAGCAACTGGAAAACAGTTCtgctaatttaaaaattgaacaaaacaataataagacTGAAAATTTGCCGGAATTACTACCCGATGTCAAACAAAGCAAGGAAGATAAAATTTGCATGGAGACGGAAGCTATCAGCCAGACTGCCACATCTGATAATCAAGAACATAAAATAACACAATTTGTTCTGCAATTACTTGGTGATCTCAAAGGCCAAGAGGAACTTCATTTAAGCGAAGTAAAAGAGCTTCGTAAGGAGCTGGAAGAAAAGGATAATATATGCAATCAATTAAAGCTTGAGATATCCCAAGTTCGAGAAAACCCAACATTTTATGATCTTAAAAGTCACGAAGAACGTCATTCACGAGAAGTAAAAGATCTTCGCACACAGCTGGAATTAAATGATAATGTAAATCAGAAGTTAACAAATGAAGTGTTCACTgttcggaaaaattttattcaaatgcgCAAGCAATTGCTTAACGATCTCAAAATTAGAGAAGAATGTCATTTACGATACGTAAACGAGCTTCGTGAAGagttaaaagcaaaagaaaataatctTAAAGATCAAGAAGAACGCCATTCACGAGAAGTAAACAAACTTCGTGAGGATCTGGATGTAAGGGATAACACATGCCAGGAGCTAGAACTTAAGGTATCCCAAGTTCGTGAAAACcctgaatttattaaaatgcgaCAGCAATTACTTGATGATCTTAAAGGTCAAAAAGAACATCATTCACAGGAAGTAAAAGAGTTTCGCAAGGagatgaaaataaatgataataagTGTCATCAGTTAACAAATGAAGTTTTCGATGTGCGGAAAAACTTTATTCAAATGCGAGAACAATTACTTAATGATCAAAAAAGTCAAGAAGGACGTCATTTACAAGAAGTAAAAGAGCTTCGCTTGGAGTTAGAATCAAAGGAAAACAATCGTAAAGATGCAGAAGAACATCATTTGCGAGAAGTAACAGAGCTTCGCAAGGAGCTGAAAATAAATGTTACTATGTGTCAGCAGTTAACGAATGAAGTCTTCGAGATGCAGAAAAGACTTGAAAGTCAAGATGAACGCCATTTACTAGAAATAAACGCGAAGCACGAGGAGCTGGAGTCAAAAGACAGCCTTTGTCAACTGTTGGAGCTTAAGGTGTCTCAAGTGCGAGAAAATCCGGAATTTCTTCAAATGCGACAGCAATTACTTGATGAACTTGAAGGCCAAGAAGAACTTCACTTGGTCGAAATAAATAAGCTTCGTAAGGAACTGGAGGCTAAGGATACAATATGCCATCAGTTAGAGCATGAAGTATTCGCAGTGCAGGAAAATGCTGAGTTTATTCAAATGCGAGAACAATTAATGGATAATCTCAAAGATCAAGAAGAACGTCATTTACGAGAAATAAGTGACCTTCGCAAGGTGCAGGAGGACAAAGATAAATTATGCTTGGAGAAAGAGCAGGAAGCAGCTCAACTCCGAGATCGTCTTAACTTCAACATGTCTTGTCCCATATGTATGGAGCCATGGAATTCTTCAGAACATCGCATGGTTGCGTTGTTATGTGGTCACATTTTCGGTGAATCATGCGCACGACAATGCCTgcaaagaaattcaaattgtccAGAATGTCGAGCTCCTGCTTCAGAAAGTAATATTCGTAAACTATTTCCCcgttaa
- the LOC132793471 gene encoding BTB/POZ domain-containing protein 10 codes for MSTTPNSNSSGSNSNNNSNPGNKQQQQQQQQDTYSDSSSIEENLEAAEERRRRILKNRSRSSTYMQRQQHTHAHSHTHTMNVSSGAISKLDKSMTPTTSGAAAAAAAAVRMGPPERISMLVDGVRFTVEQTLLTAHPNTMLGTMFGSGFQFVHPNERGEYELADGISHLVFRAILEYYKSGVIRCPPTVSVPELKEACDYLLIPFDATTVRCQNLRGLLHELSNEGARQQFEVFLEDLILPLMVASAQRGDRECHVVVLLDDDMVDWDEEFPPQMGEEYCQTVHSTAMHRFFKYIENRDVAKQVMKDRGLKKIRCGIEGYPTHKEKIRRRPGGRAEVIYSYVQRPFIHMSWEKEEAKSRHVDFQCVKSKSVTNLAEANADPPLELDASGNPIPPPAIAVVNAQANNADMAAAVAIGIVGVGVAGDAVAAVVAVDEAAGGVVMLNDLEQAAAVAAAPGIVDEHV; via the exons ATGTCAACAACTCCAAATTCCAATAGTAGtggcagcaatagcaacaacaatagcaatccaggcaacaaacagcagcagcagcaacaacaacaggacaCATACAGTGACAGCAGTAGCATTGAGGAGAATCTTGAAGCGGCCGAGGAGCGCAGACGTCGAATATTAAAAAATCGCAGTCGGAGCAGCACATATATGCAAAggcaacagcacacacacgcacactcacacacacacacaatgaacGTCTCAAGCGGCGCAATTTCCAAGCTCGATAAATCCATGACACCAACAACCAGTGGTgcagccgccgctgccgcagcGGCAGTTCGTATGGGTCCCCCAGAGCGTATCTCAATGCTGGTGGATGGCGTCCGGTTTACGGTGGAGCAAACACTGCTGACCGCACATCCAAACACGATGTTGGGCACAATGTTTGGCTCGGGATTTCAGTTTGTGCATCCCAATGAGCGTGGTGAATACGAATTGGCCGATGGCATCTCACATTTGGTGTTTCGCGCCATACTTGAGTACTACAAGAGTGGCGTCATTCGATGTCCGCCTACCGTTTCGGTGCCGGAGCTAAAAGAGGCCTGTGATTACCTGCTGATACCGTTTGATGCGACAACAGTTCGATGTCAGAATCTAA GAGGTCTGCTCCATGAGCTGAGCAATGAGGGCGCTCGTCAACAGTTCGAGGTCTTTCTTGAGGATCTCATATTGCCGTTGATGGTGGCATCGGCACAACGCGGCGATCGCGAATGTCACGTGGTTGTGCTGCTCGACGACGACATGGTCGATTGGGACGAAGAGTTCCCACCCCAAATGGGCGAGGAGTACTGTCAGA CTGTGCATAGCACGGCTATGCATCGTTTCTTCAAGTACATCGAGAATCGCGATGTGGCTAAGCAGGTGATGAAGGATCGCGGTCTCAAGAAGATTCGCTGCGGCATCGAAGGTTATCCCACGCACAAAGAAAAGATACGTCGACGTCCTGGCGGTCGTGCCGAGGTCATTTACAGCTACGTGCAACGACCTTTCATACACATGTCGTGGGAGAAAGAGGAGGCCAAAAGTCGCCATGTGGATTTCCAGTGTGTTAAATCGAAATCAGTTACGAATCTCGCCGAGGCGAATGCTGATCCACCACTTGAACTAGATGCAA GTGGCAATCCCATACCGCCCCCAGCTATAGCCGTGGTCAATGCTCAAGCAAATAACGCTGACATGGCAGCTGCTGTCGCCATTGGCATTGTTGGCGTAGGCGTCGCTGGTGACGcagttgccgctgttgttgccgtggACGAAGCTGCCGGCGGCGTTGTCATGTTAAACGATCTGGAGCAagctgctgcggttgctgcgGCTCCAGGCATCGTTGATGAACATGTGTAG
- the LOC132788293 gene encoding trichohyalin-like has translation MTENFLEGRKKLENSSANLKIEQNNNQTENLQELLPDVKQSKEDEIRMETEAISQTATSDNQEHKITQFVLQLLGDLKGQEELHLSEVKELRKELEEKDNICNQLKLEISQVRENPTFYDLKSHEERHSREVKDLRTQLELNDNVNQKLTDEVFTVRKNFIHMRKQLLNDLKSREECHLRYVNELREELKAKENNLKDQEERHSREVNKLREELDVRDNTCHELELEVSQVRQNPEFILMRQQLLDDLKGQEELHLREVKELRKELEAKDNICQELELKVSQVRENPEFIKMRQQLLDDLKGQKEHHSQEVKEFRKEMKINDNKCHQLTNEVFDVRKNFIQMRQQLLNDQKSQEGRHLQEVKELRLELESKENNLKDAEEHHLREVTELRKELKININMRQQLLDDLKGKKEHHSQEVTELREELKINVNMCQQLTNEVFEMQQSHENQKERHLLEINEKHKELESKDSLCQQLELKLSQVRENPEFLQMRQQLLDKLDGQEELHLVEVNKLRKELEAKDTLYHIYHQRHLRALRNLRKVQEGKDKLCLEKEQEAAQLRDRLNFNMSCPICMEPWNSSEHRMVALLCGHIFGESCARQCLQRNLHCPECRAPASESNIRKLFPR, from the coding sequence ATGACAGAAAATTTTCTTGAAGGGCGCAAGAAACTGGAAAACAGTTCtgctaatttaaaaatagaacaaaacaaTAATCAGACTGAAAATTTGCAGGAATTACTACCCGATGTCAAACAAAGCAAGGAAGATGAAATCCGCATGGAGACGGAAGCTATCAGCCAGACTGCCACATCTGATAATCAAGAACATAAAATAACACAATTTGTTCTGCAATTACTTGGTGATCTCAAAGGCCAAGAGGAACTTCATTTAAGCGAAGTAAAAGAGCTTCGTAAGGAGCTGGAAGAAAAAGATAATATATGCAATCAGTTAAAACTTGAGATATCCCAAGTTCGAGAAAACCCTACATTTTATGATCTAAAAAGTCACGAAGAACGTCATTCACGAGAAGTAAAAGATCTTCGCACACAGCTGGAATTAAATGATAATGTAAATCAGAAATTAACAGATGAAGTGTTCACTgttcggaaaaattttattcatatgCGCAAGCAATTGCTTAATGATCTCAAAAGTAGAGAAGAATGTCATTTACGATACGTAAACGAGCTTCGTGAAGagttaaaagcaaaagaaaataatctTAAAGATCAAGAAGAACGCCATTCACGAGAAGTAAACAAACTTCGTGAGGAGCTGGATGTAAGAGATAACACATGCCATGAGTTAGAACTGGAAGTATCCCAAGTCCGACAAAATCCGGAATTTATATTAATGCGACAGCAATTGCTTGACGATCTTAAAGGTCAAGAGGAGCTTCATTTACGAGAAGTAAAAGAGCTTCGCAAAGAGCTAGAGGCAAAGGATAATATATGCCAGGAGCTAGAACTTAAGGTATCCCAAGTTCGTGAAAACcctgaatttattaaaatgcgaCAGCAATTACTTGATGATCTTAAAGGTCAAAAAGAACATCATTCACAGGAAGTAAAAGAGTTTCGCAAGGagatgaaaataaatgataataagTGTCATCAGTTAACAAATGAAGTTTTCGATGTGCGGAAAAACTTTATTCAAATGCGACAACAATTACTTAATGATCAAAAAAGTCAAGAAGGACGTCATTTACAAGAAGTAAAAGAGCTTCGCTTGGAGTTAGAATCAAAGGAAAACAATCTTAAAGATGCAGAAGAACATCATTTGCGAGAAGTAACAGAGCTTCGCAAGGagctgaaaataaatattaatatgcgACAGCAATTACTTGATGATCTTAAAGGTAAAAAAGAACATCATTCACAGGAAGTAACAGAGCTTCGCGAGGAGctgaaaataaatgttaatatgTGTCAGCAGTTAACGAATGAAGTCTTCGAGATGCAACAAAGTcatgaaaatcaaaaagaacGTCATTTACTAGAAATAAACGAGAAGCATAAGGAGCTGGAGTCAAAAGACAGCTTATGTCAACAGTTGGAGCTTAAGCTGTCTCAAGTGCGAGAAAATCCTGAATTTCTTCAAATGCGACAGCAATTACTTGATAAACTTGACGGCCAAGAAGAACTTCACTTGGTCGAAGTAAATAAGCTTCGTAAGGAACTGGAGGCTAAGGATACattataccatatataccatCAACGTCATTTACGTGCCTTACGTAACCTTCGCAAGGTGCAGGAGGGCAAAGATAAATTATGCTTGGAGAAAGAGCAGGAAGCAGCTCAACTCCGAGATCGTCTTAACTTCAACATGTCTTGTCCTATATGTATGGAGCCATGGAATTCTTCGGAACATCGCATGGTTGCGTTGTTATGTGGTCACATTTTCGGTGAATCATGCGCACGACAATGCCTGCAAAGAAATTTACATTGTCCAGAATGTCGAGCTCCTGCATCAGAAAGTAATATCCGTAAACTATTTCCCCGTTAG
- the LOC132793426 gene encoding glycerol kinase-like: protein MDYQLEGPYVGAIDEGTTSARFMIFKAGTDDVVCFHQIEVPSIFAKEGWCEQDPEVIINTVNECIENACRKLRALGGKVKDIVAIGITNQRESTVIWDRKTGKPLANAIIWLDNRTGSTVEDLLKTIPNNARNINYLRPLCGLPISPYFSGVKLRWLRDNMPTVKKAMDDDTAMFGTIDTWLMYRLTGGVHGGVHKTDVTNASRTMLMNIETLNWDPNLLKFFGLPRGILPEICSSAEHYGDIADGILKDIPITADLGDQQAALVGQQCLAKGQAKATYGTGCFLLYNTGPAIVHSTHGLLTTVGYQIGRSAPPFYALEGSVAIAGAAFNWLRDNIGLIQNTSQIEAMASTVDNSLDVYFVPAFNGLYAPYWNQDARGVICGLSEETTSEHIVRATLEAVCFQVRDILDAMHKDCKIPLAKLMVDGGMTVNNLFLQLQSDLVGIHVLRAKISETTALGAAMAAYKVVEPNYNMEGPLSKSDKRVPIKPKVKSSERNLRYEKWKMAIERSLNWETSTLSQGERESFDGA from the exons ATGGATTATCAGCTGGAGGGTCCATATGTTGGCGCCATAGATGAGGGCACCACATCGGCTCGCTTCATGATCTTCAAGGCGGGCACCGACGATGTCGTCTGCTTCCATCAGATTGAGGTGCCGTCCATCTTCGCCAAGGAGGGATGGTGTGAACAGGATCCCGAAGTGATTATCAACACTGTTAACGAGTGCATCGAAAACGCATGTCGCAAGCTTCGTGCTCTAGGCGGCAAAGTCAAG gATATTGTTGCTATTGGCATTACGAATCAGCGCGAGTCGACTGTAATTTGGGATCGCAAGACCGGCAAACCACTGGCCAATGCCATTATTTGGCTAGATAATCGCACTGGCAGCACAGTTGAGGATTTGCTCAAAACAATACCAAACAATGCCCGCAACATTAACTACTTACGTCCACTTTGTGGACTACCAATCTCCCCCTACTTTTCCGGTGTCAAATTACGATGGCTACGCGACAATATGCCCACGGTGAAGAAGGCCATGGACGATGATACTGCCATGTTTGGCACCATTGACACCTGGCTGATGTACAGATTAACAGGCGGCGTCCATGGTGGCGTCCACAAGACAGACGTGACAAATGCATCGCGCACCATGCTCATGAACATTGAAACCTTGAATTGGGATCCCAATTTGCTTAAATTCTTTGGCCTGCCACGCGGAATTCTGCCCGAGATCTGTTCAAGTGCTGAGCACTATGGCGACATTGCCGATGGCATACTGAAGGACATTCCCATAACAGCCGATCTAGGAGATCAGCAGGCAGCTTTGGTGGGTCAACAATGTCTAGCCAAGGGTCAGGCCAAGGCCACCTATGGCACCGGCTGTTTTTTGCTCTACAATACAGGTCCGGCGATTGTGCATTCGACGCATGGACTACTGACCACCGTTGGCTACCAAATTGGACGCAGTGCACCGCCGTTCTATGCGCTGGAAGGTAGCGTTGCCATTGCGGGCGCTGCGTTCAATTGGCTGCGCGATAATATTGGCCTCATTCAAAATACCAGCCAGATTGAGGCGATGGCCAGCACAGTGGACAACTCATTGGATGTGTACTTTGTGCCAGCCTTCAATGGCCTCTATGCCCCGTACTGGAATCAGGATGCTCGTGGAGTAATCTGTGGCCTAAGCGAGGAGACAACCAGTGAACATATTGTGCGTGCCACCCTCGAGGCGGTTTGCTTCCAGGTTCGCGACATTCTCGATGCCATGCACAAGGATTGTAAGATTCCGCTGGCAAAGTTGATGGTGGATGGCGGTATGACTGTGAACAATCTGTTTCTGCAACTGCAGTCCGACTTGGTTGGTATCCATGTGCTACGCGCCAAGATTTCCGAGACCACTGCGCTG GGCGCTGCAATGGCTGCTTATAAGGTTGTGGAACCGAATTACAACATGGAGGGTCCGCTTTCCAAGTCTGATAAGCGTGTGCCCATCAAACCGAAAGTGAAGTCGTCGGAACGCAATCTGCGCTAtgagaaatggaaaatggcCATTGAACGATCTCTGAACTGGGAAACATCGACGCTATCGCAAGGCGAGCGCGAGTCCTTTGATGGTGCTTAA
- the LOC132788294 gene encoding glycerol kinase 3-like produces the protein KAFWVRAAITWQCVICPWGDFTTHVRQRCLEPQQPQQLAPDRLTTLDNSLDVYFVPAFNGLYAPYWNQDARGVICGLSEETTSEHIVRATLEAVCFQVRDILDAMHKDCKIPLAKLMVDGGMTVNNLFLQLQSDLVGIHVLRAKISETTALGAAMAAYKVVEPNYNMEGPLSKSDKRVPIKPKVKSSERNLRYEKWKMAIERSLNWETSTLSQGERESFDGA, from the exons AAAGCGTTCTGGGTGCGTGCAGCTATAACATGGCAGTGTGTTATTTGCCCTTGGGGCGACTTTACTACACATGTTCGTCAACGATGCCTTGAGCcgcagcaaccgcagcagctTGCTCCAGATCGTTTAACAACGCTGGACAACTCATTGGATGTGTACTTTGTGCCAGCCTTCAATGGCCTCTATGCCCCGTACTGGAATCAGGATGCTCGTGGAGTAATCTGTGGCCTAAGCGAGGAGACAACCAGTGAACATATTGTGCGTGCCACCCTCGAGGCGGTTTGCTTCCAGGTACGCGACATTCTCGATGCCATGCACAAGGATTGTAAGATTCCGCTGGCAAAGTTGATGGTGGATGGCGGTATGACTGTGAACAATCTGTTTCTGCAACTGCAGTCCGACTTGGTTGGTATCCATGTGCTACGCGCCAAGATTTCCGAGACCACTGCGCTG GGCGCTGCAATGGCTGCTTATAAGGTTGTGGAACCGAATTACAACATGGAGGGTCCGCTTTCCAAGTCTGATAAGCGTGTGCCCATCAAACCGAAAGTGAAGTCGTCGGAACGCAATCTGCGCTAtgagaaatggaaaatggcCATTGAACGATCTCTTAACTGGGAAACATCGACGCTATCGCAAGGCGAGCGCGAGTCCTTTGATGGTGCTTAA
- the LOC132793428 gene encoding sporulation protein cse15-like translates to MEDLKKSILDMMAVKLDDGLRLLENRVANVEVKQNNNNPESFQYQQLLDDLKQNKDESKLQFEKIQKEAEAMSIKNAQLELKISDLLKNMENLRKDEGNKKDQLQILKEPEANQRQQMPDDRQNHEEISIHEAYMYRKEMDEKNNMCHQLEREIKDLRKELEAKDIICQDLELEVSQVRQHPEFILMRQQLLDDLKGQEELHLREVKELRKELKAKDNICQELELKISQVRENPEFLQMRQQLLDDLKGQEELHLREVKELRKELEAKDNICYQLEVEISQVRENPEVVQMRQSLLDDLKLQEELHLLEVNELRKELDEKDKICHQLENEMFGQENAELIHMRQQLMDNLKDQEERHLREISDLRKVQEDKDKLCLEKEQEAAQLRDRLNFSESCPICMDPWNSSEHRMVALLCGHIFGESCVRECLERNPNCPTCRAQASANDIRKLFTRS, encoded by the coding sequence atggaGGATCTGAAAAAAAGCATTTTAGATATGATGGCAGTAAAATTGGACGATGGTCTTAGGCTTCTGGAGAATAGAGTTGCTAATGTGGAAGTTAAGCAGAATAACAACAATCCTGAGAGTTTCCAGTATCAGCAATTGCTAGAcgatttaaaacaaaacaaagatgaGAGTAAACTGCAATTCGAAAAGATTCAAAAGGAAGCTGAAGCAATGAGTATTAAAAATGCTCAGCTTGAGCTCAAAATTTCTgatttgcttaaaaatatggaaaatctTCGAAAAGATGAAGGTAATAAAAAAGATCAGCTGCAAATTTTAAAGGAACCTGAGGCAAACCAACGACAGCAAATGCCAGACGATCGACAAAATCACGAAGAAATTTCAATTCACGAAGCTTATATGTATCGTAAAGAGATGGACGAAAAGAATAATATGTGCCATCAGTTAGAGCGAGAAATAAAAGATCTTCGCAAAGAGCTAGAGGCGAAAGATATTATATGCCAAGATTTGGAACTTGAGGTATCCCAAGTACGACAACACccagaatttattttaatgcgaCAGCAATTGCTTGACGATCTTAAAGGTCAAGAGGAGCTTCATTTACGAGAAGTAAAAGAGCTTCGTAAGGAACTGAAGGCTAAGGATAATATATGCCAGGAGCTAGAACTTAAGATATCCCAAGTACGGGAAAATCCTGAATTTCTTCAAATGCGACAGCAATTACTTGATGATCTTAAAGGTCAAGAGGAGCTTCATTTACGAGAAGTAAAAGAGCTTCGCAAAGAGCTAGAGGCAAAGGATAATATATGCTATCAATTGGAGGTTGAGATATCCCAAGTACGGGAAAATCCTGAAGTTGTTCAAATGCGACAATCATTACTAGATGATCTTAAGCTCCAAGAAGAACTTCATTTGCTCGAAGTAAATGAGCTTCGCAAGGAGCTGGACGAAAAGGATAAAATATGTCACCAACTAGAGAATGAAATGTTCGGACAGGAAAATGCTGAGCTTATTCATATGCGACAACAATTAATGGATAATCTTAAAGATCAAGAAGAACGTCATTTACGAGAAATAAGTGACCTTCGCAAGGTGCAGGAGGACAAAGATAAATTATGCTTGGAGAAAGAGCAGGAAGCAGCTCAACTTCGAGATCGTCTTAATTTCAGCGAGTCTTGCCCAATATGTATGGATCCTTGGAATTCTTCAGAACATCGCATGGTTGCGTTGTTATGTGGTCACATTTTCGGCGAGTCATGTGTACGAGAATGCTTGGAAAGAAATCCGAATTGTCCAACGTGTCGAGCTCAAGCTTCTGCAAATGATATACGTAAGCTATTTACTCGTTCTTAA
- the LOC132793429 gene encoding uncharacterized protein LOC132793429, with protein sequence MEDLKKSILDMMAEKLEDGLRLMENRVANVEVKQNNNNPESFQYQQLLDDLKQNKDESKLQFEKIQKEAEAMSIKNAQLELKISDLLKNMENLQKDEGNKEDQLQIQKEPEANQRQQMPDDRQNHEEVSMHEVYKYRKEMDEENMCHQLEREIKDLRKKLEAKDIICQDLELEVSQVRQHPEFILMRQQLLDDLKGQEELHLREVKELRKELKAKDNICHELELEVSQVRQNPEFILMRQQLLDDLKGQEELHLREVKELRKELEAKDNICYQLEVEISQVRENPEVVQMRQSLLDDLKLQEELHLLEVNELRKELDEKDKICHQLENEMFGQENAELIHMRQQLMDNLKDQEERHLREISDLRKVQEDKDKLCLEKEQEAAQLRDRLNFSESCPICMDPWNSSEHRMVALLCGHIFGESCVRECLERNPNCPTCRAQASANDIRKLFTRS encoded by the coding sequence atggaGGATCTGAAAAAAAGCATTTTAGATATGATGGCAGAAAAATTGGAAGATGGTCTTAGGCTAATGGAGAATAGAGTTGCTAATGTGGAAGTTAAGCAGAATAACAACAATCCTGAGAGTTTCCAGTATCAGCAATTGCTAGAcgatttaaaacaaaacaaagatgaGAGTAAACTGCAATTCGAAAAGATTCAAAAGGAGGCTGAAGCAATGAGTATTAAAAATGCTCAGCTTGAGCTCAAAATTTCTgatttgcttaaaaatatggaaaatctTCAAAAAGATGAAGGCAATAAAGAAGATCAGCTGCAAATTCAAAAGGAACCTGAGGCAAACCAACGACAGCAAATGCCAGACGATCGACAAAATCACGAAGAAGTTTCAATGCACGAAGTTTATAAGTATCGTAAAGAGATGGACGAAGAGAATATGTGTCATCAGTTAGAGCGAGAAATAAAAGATCTTCGCAAAAAGCTAGAGGCGAAAGATATTATTTGCCAAGATTTGGAGCTTGAGGTATCCCAAGTACGACAACACccagaatttattttaatgcgaCAGCAATTGCTTGACGATCTTAAAGGTCAAGAGGAGCTTCATTTACGAGAAGTAAAAGAGCTTCGTAAGGAACTGAAGGCTAAGGATAATATATGCCATGAGTTAGAACTTGAAGTATCCCAAGTGCGGCAAAATccagaatttattttaatgcgaCAGCAATTACTTGACGATCTTAAAGGTCAAGAGGAGCTTCATTTACGAGAAGTAAAAGAGCTTCGCAAAGAGCTAGAGGCAAAGGATAATATATGCTATCAATTGGAGGTTGAGATATCCCAAGTACGGGAAAATCCTGAAGTTGTTCAAATGCGACAATCATTACTAGATGATCTTAAGCTCCAAGAAGAACTTCATTTGCTCGAAGTAAATGAGCTTCGCAAGGAGCTGGACGAAAAGGATAAAATATGTCACCAACTAGAGAATGAAATGTTCGGACAGGAAAATGCTGAGCTTATTCATATGCGACAACAATTAATGGATAATCTCAAAGATCAAGAAGAACGTCATTTACGAGAAATAAGTGACCTTCGGAAGGTGCAGGAGGACAAAGATAAATTATGCTTGGAGAAAGAGCAGGAAGCAGCTCAACTCCGAGATCGTCTTAATTTCAGCGAGTCTTGCCCAATATGTATGGATCCTTGGAATTCTTCGGAACATCGCATGGTTGCGTTGTTATGTGGTCACATTTTCGGCGAGTCATGTGTACGAGAATGCTTGGAAAGAAATCCGAATTGTCCAACGTGTCGAGCTCAAGCTTCTGCAAATGATATACGTAAGCTATTTACTCGTTCTTAA